A stretch of the Schistocerca serialis cubense isolate TAMUIC-IGC-003099 chromosome 2, iqSchSeri2.2, whole genome shotgun sequence genome encodes the following:
- the LOC126458044 gene encoding rho GDP-dissociation inhibitor 1 — translation MADTAAEGIEDLHINTPEDEIDTNYKPPPEKTIEELLEADKEDESLRKYKEALLGEAKEGKIIVDPDDPRKVIVKKLVLCVTDRPDVELDLTGDLTQLKKQVFVIKEGVSYRIRIDFIVQREIVHGLKYVQKTYRLGVPVDKMTHMVGSYPPKTEVQSYTTPPEDAPSGMVARGSYVVHSLFTDDDKHEHLKWEWSFEIKKDWKD, via the exons ATGGCCGATACGGCAGCAGAAGGAATTGAAGATCTTCATATAAATACACCCGAAGATGAAATTGATACAAATTATAAACCTCCCCCAGAGAAGACAATAGAAGAACTCCTGGAAGCCGATAAAGAGGATGAAAGTCTCAGAAAATATAAGGAAGCGCTTTTGGGAGAAGCGAAGGAAGGCAAAATTATTGTTG ATCCGGATGACCCTAGAAAAGTAATCGTGAAAAAGCTTGTTCTGTGTGTAACTGACAGGCCGGATGTTGAACTTGATTTAACTGGAGATCTCACTCAGCTAAAAAAACAG GTCTTTGTGATCAAAGAGGGTGTATCATACAGAATACGTATAGACTTTATTGTGCAGAGAGAAATTGTACATGGGCTGAAATATGTTCAGAAAACATACAGACTTGGTGTTCCTG tgGACAAGATGACGCATATGGTAGGCAGCTATCCCCCGAAGACTGAAGTGCAGTCATACACGACACCACCTGAAGATGCGCCATCTGGGATGGTGGCACGTGGAAGCTATGTTGTACACTCACTTTTTACTGATGATGATAAGCATGAGCATTTGAAGTGGGAGTGGAGTTTTGAAATAAAGAAAGACTGGAAGGACTGA